The Pseudophryne corroboree isolate aPseCor3 chromosome 2, aPseCor3.hap2, whole genome shotgun sequence genome has a segment encoding these proteins:
- the LOC135051196 gene encoding uncharacterized protein LOC135051196: protein MILNVSHFVTVQLNDHTNCGQQQRQNSPPPSPSHSPSPSHSPSPSQSPSASQSPSASQSPSASQSPSASQSTSASQSTSSSQSPSSSQAPSASLAHSTFHSPSHHTSPSLSGTPSPPSHTPSPSNSTSQSEPPSPSIALTFSPPPSPSQSDPPSEIGKQIQPPSPIQPPAPIPPPSPIPPPSPIPPPSPIQPPSPIQPTSPPSEWAEEAPADRSGSLDVAVENVAVGDPTSIQYICTHMRQHLQALLELVGDLEKLC, encoded by the exons gacaacaacaacggcaaaactccccacccccttccccttctcactccccctccccttctcactccccctccccttcacagtccccctcagcttcccagtccccctcagcttcccagtccccctcagcttcccagtccccctcagcttcccagtccacctcagcttcccagtccacctcatcttcccagtccccctcatcttcccaggccccatcagcttccctggcccactccactttccattccccttctcaccacacctctccatctctttctgggaccccttctcctccttcccataccccttctccttcaaattCAACATCCCaatctgaacccccctcaccctctattgctttaactttttctccgcccccctcgccctctcaatcagaccccccctctgaaattggcaaacaaatccagcctccttcccccatccagcctcctgccccaatccctcctccttccccaatccctcctccttccccaatccctcctccttcccccatccagccgccttcccccatccagccaacatccccacccagtgaatgggcagaggaagcccctgcagaccgttccgggagtctggatgttgccgtggaaa atgttgccgttggagatccaacATCAATACAGTACATTTGTACACATATGAGGCAGCATCTCCAGGCCTTGTTGGAACTTGTTGGGGACCTGGAAAAGTTATGTTAA